The following coding sequences are from one Primulina eburnea isolate SZY01 chromosome 15, ASM2296580v1, whole genome shotgun sequence window:
- the LOC140813980 gene encoding uncharacterized protein isoform X1, producing MWCPFITSHPDLQLTVAMELHLLNPVAVRVSCFATKSSSRNNPDYDSSMESRGLQFRKFSKKDLSRILTTEAAINAIEKKANSSKYSNLWPKAILEALNDAIKRDRWESALKIFDLLRRQNWYEPRCQTYTKLLVMLGKCKQIGQTTILFETMPADGLRPTIDVYTALVGAYALNGLFDEAFRVVNDMKSIHDCKPDAFTYSILVKACMKLRRFDMVGIILEEMLLSRIECSTVTYNILIDGYGKAKRLDLMETSLTEMIQSEKSHPDVITFNSVIAAYGSCGRIKEMEGWFDEFQLMGIKPDVMTYNILIKSYGKCSLYEKMGSVMEFMKKRLYSPTIVTFNILIETFGKAGNIEKMDEIFLEMKHQGLKPNSITYSSLTWAYSKAGLGGKVDSILRQVENSDVELDTPFFNCIISAYGSAGDVEKMNELFMAMKGTGCKPDYITFKTMIQAYRAQGMIEVAQILENNMTSAKETLELHKPGH from the exons ATGTGGTGTCCATTTATAACCTCACATCCAGACTTACAGTTGACGGTTGCAATGGAGCTCCATCTGCTAAACCCAGTTGCCGTCCGAGTCTCGTGCTTCGCTACGAAATCGTCATCCAGGAATAACCCAGATTATGACAGCAGCATGGAGTCACGGGGCCTCCAGTTCCGCAAATTCTCCAAAAAAGACCTCTCAAGAATCTTGACAACCGAGGCCGCCATTAATGCAATTGAAAAGAAGGCAAATTCTTCCAAATACAGCAATCTCTGGCCTAAGGCCATCTTGGAAGCTCTAAATGATGCTATTAAACGTGACCGATGGGAGTCTGCTCTAAAG ATATTTGATCTTCTACGTAGGCAAAATTGGTACGAGCCCAGATGTCAGACATATACAAAGTTGTTAGTAATGCTCGGCAAGTGCAAGCAGATTGGTCAGACAACTATTCTTTTTGAGACAATGCCGGCTGATGGCCTCCGGCCTACCATCGATGTTTATACCGCTCTTGTTGGTGCCTATGCACTCAATGGCCTCTTTGATGAGGCATTTCGTGTAGTTAATGATATGAAGTCTATCCATGATTGCAAACCCGATGCTTTTACTTACTCTATCCTTGTGAAAGCCTGCATGAAACTCCGTCGATTCGATATGGTAGGGATAATCCTCGAAGAGATGTTGCTTTCGAGAATTGAGTGTAGCACTGTAACTTACAATATTCTGATTGATGGATATGGCAAAGCTAAAAGACTTGATTTGATGGAGACCTCCTTGACAGAAATGATTCAGAGTGAAAAAAGTCATCCTGATGTAATCACTTTCAACTCTGTCATAGCGGCTTATGGCAGTTGTGGAAGGATTAAAGAAATGGAGGGCTGGTTTGATGAGTTTCAGCTAATGGGAATAAAGCCTGACGTTATGACTTACAACATTCTGATCAAGTCATATGGGAAATGTAGCTTGTACGAAAAAATGGGATCTGTTATGGAGTTTATGAAGAAGAGATtatattctccaacaattgtTACCTTTAACATATTAATTGAGACATTTGGAAAGGCTGGGAACATTGAGAAGATGGATGAAATTTTCTTGGAAATGAAACATCAAGGACTGAAGCCTAACTCAATTACTTACAGCTCTCTTACATGGGCATATAGTAAAGCAGGGCTTGGGGGAAAAGTTGATTCAATTTTAAGACAAGTGGAGAATTCTGATGTGGAGTTAGATACTCCATTTTTCAACTGTATAATTAGTGCTTATGGTAGTGCGGGTGATGTCGAAAAGATGAATGAATTATTCATGGCAATGAAAGGTACTGGATGTAAACCAGATTATATAACCTTTAAAACTATGATTCAAGCCTATCGTGCACAAGGAATGATCGAGGTTGCTCAGATTTTGGAGAATAATATGACATCCGCGAAGGAGACTTTAG
- the LOC140813980 gene encoding pentatricopeptide repeat-containing protein At3g53170 isoform X2 has protein sequence MWCPFITSHPDLQLTVAMELHLLNPVAVRVSCFATKSSSRNNPDYDSSMESRGLQFRKFSKKDLSRILTTEAAINAIEKKANSSKYSNLWPKAILEALNDAIKRDRWESALKIFDLLRRQNWYEPRCQTYTKLLVMLGKCKQIGQTTILFETMPADGLRPTIDVYTALVGAYALNGLFDEAFRVVNDMKSIHDCKPDAFTYSILVKACMKLRRFDMVGIILEEMLLSRIECSTVTYNILIDGYGKAKRLDLMETSLTEMIQSEKSHPDVITFNSVIAAYGSCGRIKEMEGWFDEFQLMGIKPDVMTYNILIKSYGKCSLYEKMGSVMEFMKKRLYSPTIVTFNILIETFGKAGNIEKMDEIFLEMKHQGLKPNSITYSSLTWAYSKAGLGGKVDSILRQVENSDVELDTPFFNCIISAYGSAGDVEKMNELFMAMKGTGCKPDYITFKTMIQAYRAQGMIEVAQILENNMTSAKETLGTTTP, from the exons ATGTGGTGTCCATTTATAACCTCACATCCAGACTTACAGTTGACGGTTGCAATGGAGCTCCATCTGCTAAACCCAGTTGCCGTCCGAGTCTCGTGCTTCGCTACGAAATCGTCATCCAGGAATAACCCAGATTATGACAGCAGCATGGAGTCACGGGGCCTCCAGTTCCGCAAATTCTCCAAAAAAGACCTCTCAAGAATCTTGACAACCGAGGCCGCCATTAATGCAATTGAAAAGAAGGCAAATTCTTCCAAATACAGCAATCTCTGGCCTAAGGCCATCTTGGAAGCTCTAAATGATGCTATTAAACGTGACCGATGGGAGTCTGCTCTAAAG ATATTTGATCTTCTACGTAGGCAAAATTGGTACGAGCCCAGATGTCAGACATATACAAAGTTGTTAGTAATGCTCGGCAAGTGCAAGCAGATTGGTCAGACAACTATTCTTTTTGAGACAATGCCGGCTGATGGCCTCCGGCCTACCATCGATGTTTATACCGCTCTTGTTGGTGCCTATGCACTCAATGGCCTCTTTGATGAGGCATTTCGTGTAGTTAATGATATGAAGTCTATCCATGATTGCAAACCCGATGCTTTTACTTACTCTATCCTTGTGAAAGCCTGCATGAAACTCCGTCGATTCGATATGGTAGGGATAATCCTCGAAGAGATGTTGCTTTCGAGAATTGAGTGTAGCACTGTAACTTACAATATTCTGATTGATGGATATGGCAAAGCTAAAAGACTTGATTTGATGGAGACCTCCTTGACAGAAATGATTCAGAGTGAAAAAAGTCATCCTGATGTAATCACTTTCAACTCTGTCATAGCGGCTTATGGCAGTTGTGGAAGGATTAAAGAAATGGAGGGCTGGTTTGATGAGTTTCAGCTAATGGGAATAAAGCCTGACGTTATGACTTACAACATTCTGATCAAGTCATATGGGAAATGTAGCTTGTACGAAAAAATGGGATCTGTTATGGAGTTTATGAAGAAGAGATtatattctccaacaattgtTACCTTTAACATATTAATTGAGACATTTGGAAAGGCTGGGAACATTGAGAAGATGGATGAAATTTTCTTGGAAATGAAACATCAAGGACTGAAGCCTAACTCAATTACTTACAGCTCTCTTACATGGGCATATAGTAAAGCAGGGCTTGGGGGAAAAGTTGATTCAATTTTAAGACAAGTGGAGAATTCTGATGTGGAGTTAGATACTCCATTTTTCAACTGTATAATTAGTGCTTATGGTAGTGCGGGTGATGTCGAAAAGATGAATGAATTATTCATGGCAATGAAAGGTACTGGATGTAAACCAGATTATATAACCTTTAAAACTATGATTCAAGCCTATCGTGCACAAGGAATGATCGAGGTTGCTCAGATTTTGGAGAATAATATGACATCCGCGAAGGAGACTTTAGGTACCAC